In Actinoplanes sp. NBC_00393, a single genomic region encodes these proteins:
- a CDS encoding ABC transporter ATP-binding protein, giving the protein MIQMRELRKDFTVRVKAGRLRREKRTVAAVDGVSLTIEPGEMVGYIGPNGAGKSTTLKMLTGVLTPSSGEVSVCGLTPVPQRTRLALRIGVVFGQRSQLWWDLPLAESFRLLRHIYRVPAAEHETRLRRCRDLLDLDEFLDTPVRQLSLGQRMRGELTAALLHGPEVLFLDEPTIGLDVVSKQAVRSFLAELGGTGDVTLVLTTHDLADIERLCERLVVIDHGRVVHDGTIEALHARYGSRRSLVVDLEQPLPAGFELPGASLVAVEAERHRVTFALDSVAAGAAVAGLVAAVPVRDLSLLEPDIEDVVAKLYRTTDAP; this is encoded by the coding sequence ATGATCCAGATGCGTGAGCTGCGCAAAGACTTCACGGTACGGGTGAAAGCCGGCCGCCTCCGCCGGGAGAAGCGGACGGTGGCGGCGGTGGACGGGGTGAGTCTCACCATCGAACCGGGGGAGATGGTCGGCTACATCGGCCCGAACGGCGCGGGCAAATCCACCACGCTGAAGATGCTCACCGGCGTGCTGACACCGTCCAGTGGCGAGGTCTCGGTGTGCGGGCTCACCCCGGTGCCGCAGCGCACCAGGCTGGCGTTGCGAATCGGGGTCGTTTTCGGACAGCGCTCGCAACTCTGGTGGGATCTGCCGCTCGCCGAGTCGTTCCGGCTGCTGCGGCACATCTACCGGGTGCCGGCCGCCGAGCACGAGACCCGGCTGCGCCGCTGCCGGGACCTGCTCGACCTGGACGAGTTCCTGGACACCCCGGTGCGGCAGCTCTCGCTCGGGCAGCGGATGCGCGGCGAACTGACCGCCGCGCTGCTGCACGGGCCCGAGGTGCTGTTCCTGGACGAGCCCACCATCGGCCTGGACGTGGTGAGCAAGCAGGCGGTCCGCTCGTTCCTGGCCGAGCTGGGCGGGACCGGCGACGTCACCCTGGTGCTGACCACGCACGACCTGGCCGACATCGAGCGCCTGTGCGAACGGCTCGTGGTGATCGACCACGGCCGGGTGGTGCACGACGGGACGATCGAGGCACTGCATGCCCGGTACGGGTCGCGCCGCAGCCTCGTCGTCGATCTCGAACAACCCTTGCCGGCCGGGTTCGAGCTGCCCGGCGCCTCCCTGGTCGCGGTCGAGGCGGAACGGCACCGGGTGACGTTCGCGCTGGACTCGGTGGCGGCCGGAGCGGCGGTGGCGGGTCTGGTCGCGGCGGTGCCGGTCCGGGACCTGTCGTTGCTCGAACCGGACATCGAGGACGTCGTGGCCAAGCTCTACCGCACTACCGATGCTCCATGA
- a CDS encoding helix-turn-helix domain-containing protein, whose translation MHQPAPPLAVIAAALRRERERAGISLTELARRAGLAKSTLSQLEAGTGNPSIETLWALGVALGIPFSRLIEPPPSPVRVIRADEGTMLRADRADFVAKLLATGAPHTRRDIYLMELEPGEPREAEAHIPGSVEHIVVGSGRIRTGPVDEAVEVGPGDYVTFPGDVPHRYEALEPAWAVLIMEHR comes from the coding sequence ATGCATCAGCCGGCACCGCCGCTGGCCGTCATCGCCGCCGCCCTGCGCCGCGAGCGCGAACGCGCCGGGATCTCGCTGACCGAGCTGGCCCGGCGCGCCGGCCTGGCCAAATCGACGCTGTCCCAGCTGGAGGCGGGCACCGGCAACCCGAGCATCGAGACGCTGTGGGCGCTGGGGGTTGCGCTCGGCATCCCGTTCAGCCGGTTGATCGAGCCGCCGCCCTCACCGGTACGCGTCATCCGCGCCGACGAGGGCACGATGCTGCGCGCCGACCGCGCCGATTTCGTGGCGAAACTCCTCGCCACCGGCGCGCCGCACACCCGGCGCGACATCTACCTGATGGAGCTGGAGCCGGGCGAGCCCCGCGAGGCCGAGGCGCACATCCCGGGCAGCGTGGAGCACATCGTGGTGGGTTCGGGCCGGATCCGCACCGGCCCGGTGGACGAGGCGGTCGAGGTGGGACCGGGCGACTACGTGACCTTCCCCGGGGACGTCCCGCACCGGTACGAGGCGCTGGAACCGGCCTGGGCAGTGCTGATCATGGAGCATCGGTAG
- a CDS encoding AzlC family ABC transporter permease, translating to MGTLKRTLRDVGALAAATLAVGASFGAITIAYGLPSWVPVAMSVLIFAGGAQFLAVGLLAAGNPLAAVLAGLLLNARHLPFGLAVADTIGPRWRDRLIGSHLMTDETVAFALAAPDPAQRRRIYWLVGATLFVTWNTGVVLGVLLGGATGDPNAFGLDAAFPAGLIALILPSLRDRDTRRVALLGAAIAVLLTPLLPAGLPVLCALLGLLALVRPRRRPPAAPPAAAPRAAAAPRAAAAPPAAAAPPAAAAPRATADQLAAVDPSAAAAGSASAPSQAGPGSVVEETRC from the coding sequence ATGGGGACGTTAAAACGAACACTGCGGGACGTGGGCGCGCTGGCCGCAGCGACACTCGCGGTGGGCGCTTCCTTCGGCGCCATCACCATTGCGTACGGCCTACCCAGCTGGGTTCCCGTCGCAATGTCGGTCCTGATCTTCGCGGGCGGCGCCCAGTTCCTGGCCGTCGGCCTGCTCGCCGCCGGCAACCCGCTCGCCGCCGTCCTCGCCGGCCTGCTGCTGAACGCCCGGCACCTCCCGTTCGGCCTGGCCGTGGCCGACACCATCGGCCCCCGCTGGCGGGACCGGCTGATCGGCAGCCACCTGATGACCGACGAAACCGTGGCGTTCGCCCTCGCCGCACCCGACCCCGCCCAGCGCCGCCGCATCTACTGGCTGGTCGGCGCCACCCTCTTCGTAACCTGGAACACCGGCGTAGTCCTCGGCGTCCTCCTCGGCGGCGCCACCGGCGACCCGAACGCCTTCGGCCTCGACGCCGCCTTCCCGGCCGGCCTGATCGCCCTGATCCTGCCGTCCCTGCGCGACCGCGACACCCGCCGGGTAGCCCTCCTCGGAGCAGCCATCGCAGTCCTGCTCACCCCGCTCCTCCCGGCCGGCCTGCCAGTCCTCTGCGCCCTGCTCGGCCTGCTCGCGCTGGTCCGCCCCCGGCGCCGCCCACCCGCTGCTCCACCCGCCGCTGCTCCGCGTGCCGCCGCTGCTCCGCGTGCCGCCGCGGCTCCGCCTGCCGCCGCGGCTCCGCCTGCCGCCGCAGCTCCGCGTGCCACCGCGGATCAGTTGGCCGCTGTGGATCCGTCGGCTGCCGCGGCCGGATCCGCATCCGCGCCGTCGCAGGCGGGGCCCGGTTCCGTCGTAGAGGAGACCCGATGCTGA
- a CDS encoding AzlD domain-containing protein — protein sequence MLITAILALAVGTYAMRLSGVVLRDRLELSDSLQRLLPMAAAALLAALAGTAALMAGTEFAGVARPAGVLVGALLAWRRAPFVVVVIAAAVVAALLRLAGIP from the coding sequence ATGCTGATCACCGCGATCCTGGCCCTGGCCGTCGGCACCTACGCCATGCGGCTCAGCGGTGTGGTGCTCCGCGACCGCCTGGAGCTCTCCGACTCCCTGCAGCGCCTTCTGCCGATGGCAGCCGCCGCACTCCTCGCCGCCCTGGCCGGAACCGCCGCTCTGATGGCCGGCACCGAGTTCGCCGGCGTGGCCCGCCCGGCCGGCGTCCTGGTCGGAGCCCTGCTGGCCTGGCGCCGGGCCCCCTTCGTCGTGGTCGTCATCGCCGCAGCCGTCGTAGCCGCGCTACTCCGCCTCGCCGGCATCCCCTGA
- a CDS encoding DUF3043 domain-containing protein, with protein sequence MSPLFRRKPADLVEDATSSVDQEVTPTTPRPKSYTPSKKELGVVTPKRVSTGRRVQDPAPANRKEAYKQLRARQREERAEAAEGMRNGDERYLLARDRGPERSLVRDIVDSRRTVGSWFIGGAVIVLIGSSVPNPTIQYISTLIWAFLALAVLLDSILIARKIKRLVKERFPETGQRMGSLYLYGIMRGLTFRRMRVPKPKVDLGTKV encoded by the coding sequence GTGTCCCCGCTGTTTCGCCGCAAGCCAGCCGATCTCGTCGAAGACGCCACCTCCTCGGTCGACCAGGAGGTGACCCCCACCACGCCCCGGCCCAAGAGCTACACACCCAGCAAGAAAGAGCTGGGTGTGGTCACTCCGAAACGGGTCAGCACCGGTCGCCGCGTGCAGGATCCCGCGCCGGCCAACCGCAAGGAGGCGTACAAGCAGCTCCGCGCCCGGCAGCGGGAGGAGCGCGCCGAGGCCGCCGAGGGCATGCGCAACGGTGACGAGCGTTACCTGCTGGCCCGCGACCGGGGCCCGGAGCGTTCCCTGGTCCGCGACATCGTCGACTCCCGCCGCACAGTCGGCTCCTGGTTCATCGGCGGCGCGGTGATCGTGCTGATCGGCTCGTCGGTGCCGAACCCGACGATTCAGTACATCAGCACGCTGATCTGGGCCTTCCTGGCGCTCGCCGTGCTGCTCGACAGCATTCTGATCGCTCGCAAGATCAAGCGGCTGGTCAAGGAGCGTTTCCCGGAGACCGGGCAGCGGATGGGGTCGCTCTATCTGTACGGGATCATGCGCGGCCTGACCTTCCGCCGGATGCGCGTCCCGAAGCCGAAGGTCGACCTCGGCACCAAGGTCTGA
- the murA gene encoding UDP-N-acetylglucosamine 1-carboxyvinyltransferase, with translation MTDDVLIVHGGTPLQGQIRVRGAKNLVSKAMVAALLGESPSRLFDVPRIRDVEVVRGLLELHGVKVSDGAEDGELVMDPTNVESASTDEINVHAGSSRIPILLCGPLLHRLGHAFIPDLGGCHIGPRPIDFHIKALREFGAVVDKSPEGMHLSAPNGLHGAKLELPYPSVGATEQVLLTAVRAEGVTELRNAAIEPEIIDLICVLQKMGAIITVHTDRVIEIQGVPRLYGYEHKPIPDRIEAASWAAAALATRGEIEVVGARQADMMTFLNVFRSIGGELKITDDRVARDGVTGAEGGIKFWHPGGELNAVALETDVHPGFMTDWQQPLVVALTQARGISIMHETVYEQRLGYTDALNQMGATIQVYRDCLGGTPCRFGRRNFMHSAVIAGPSKLHAADLVIPDLRAGFAHLIAALAAEGTSRVYGVDLIKRGYEDFEAKLAALGAHVERP, from the coding sequence TTGACCGACGATGTCCTGATCGTGCACGGCGGTACGCCGCTGCAGGGTCAGATCCGCGTCCGTGGCGCCAAGAACCTCGTCTCCAAGGCGATGGTCGCCGCCCTGCTGGGCGAGTCACCGAGCCGCTTGTTCGACGTTCCGCGCATCCGCGACGTCGAGGTCGTCCGTGGTCTGCTCGAGCTGCACGGGGTGAAGGTCTCCGACGGCGCCGAGGACGGCGAACTGGTGATGGACCCCACGAACGTGGAGTCCGCCAGCACCGACGAGATCAACGTGCACGCCGGCTCCAGCCGCATCCCGATCCTGCTCTGCGGCCCGCTGCTGCACCGGCTCGGCCACGCGTTCATCCCGGACCTCGGCGGCTGCCACATCGGCCCGCGGCCCATCGACTTCCACATCAAGGCGCTGCGCGAGTTCGGCGCGGTCGTCGACAAGTCGCCCGAGGGCATGCACCTGAGCGCTCCGAACGGGCTGCACGGCGCCAAGCTGGAACTGCCGTACCCGAGCGTCGGCGCCACCGAGCAGGTGCTGCTCACCGCGGTCCGCGCGGAGGGCGTCACCGAGCTGCGCAACGCGGCCATCGAGCCGGAGATCATCGACCTGATCTGCGTGCTGCAGAAGATGGGCGCGATCATCACGGTGCACACCGACCGGGTCATCGAGATCCAGGGCGTGCCCCGGCTGTACGGCTACGAGCACAAGCCGATCCCGGACCGCATCGAGGCGGCCAGTTGGGCCGCCGCCGCGCTCGCCACCCGTGGCGAGATCGAGGTCGTCGGCGCCCGCCAGGCCGACATGATGACGTTCCTGAACGTGTTCCGCTCCATCGGCGGCGAACTGAAGATCACCGACGACCGGGTGGCCCGCGACGGCGTGACCGGCGCCGAGGGCGGCATCAAGTTCTGGCACCCGGGCGGCGAGCTCAACGCCGTGGCCCTGGAGACCGACGTGCACCCCGGCTTCATGACCGACTGGCAGCAGCCGCTGGTGGTCGCCCTGACCCAGGCACGCGGCATCTCGATCATGCACGAGACCGTGTACGAGCAGCGGCTCGGCTACACCGACGCGCTCAACCAGATGGGCGCCACCATCCAGGTCTACCGGGACTGCCTCGGCGGCACCCCGTGCCGGTTCGGCCGCCGCAACTTCATGCACTCCGCGGTGATCGCCGGTCCGTCCAAGCTGCACGCCGCCGACCTGGTCATCCCCGACCTGCGGGCCGGTTTCGCGCACCTGATCGCGGCGCTCGCCGCCGAAGGCACCTCGCGGGTCTACGGCGTCGACCTGATCAAGCGCGGCTACGAGGACTTCGAGGCCAAGCTGGCCGCTCTGGGCGCCCACGTCGAGCGTCCCTGA
- the nadA gene encoding quinolinate synthase NadA, giving the protein MAGVTSTWTEPSNTPLSLLLLGKGTDPASERGVDCPGDLPAPSDPDLVARATAAKAALGSRVFVLGHHYQRDEVIQFADVTGDSFKLAQQAAARPDAEFIVFCGVHFMAESADILTTPSQRVILPDLAAGCSMADMAVLGQVETAWEHFEDLGIANDIVPVTYMNSSADIKGFVGRNKGVVCTSSNAKRALTWSFEQGSKVFFLPDQHLGRNTAVLEMGFELDDCVLYDPHKPNGGLTDEELRNARMILWRGHCSVHGRFTLDSVREVRERVPGVNVLVHPECRHDVVRAADYVGSTEYIIKALDAAPSGSAWAVGTELNLVRRLALAHPDKQIMFLDRTVCYCSTMNRIDLPHLVWALEELVAGRVPNVITVDEKTAHEARVALDQMLALP; this is encoded by the coding sequence ATGGCGGGCGTGACGTCGACCTGGACCGAACCCTCGAACACCCCGCTCAGCCTGCTGCTGCTGGGCAAGGGCACCGACCCGGCGAGCGAGCGGGGCGTGGACTGCCCCGGCGATCTGCCCGCACCCAGCGACCCGGACCTGGTGGCCCGGGCGACGGCTGCCAAGGCGGCCCTCGGCTCCCGGGTGTTCGTGCTCGGACACCACTACCAGCGCGACGAGGTCATCCAGTTCGCCGATGTCACCGGCGACTCGTTCAAGCTGGCCCAGCAGGCCGCGGCCCGGCCGGACGCGGAGTTCATCGTCTTCTGCGGCGTGCACTTCATGGCCGAGAGCGCGGACATCCTGACCACGCCGTCGCAGCGCGTCATCCTCCCCGACCTGGCGGCCGGCTGCTCGATGGCCGACATGGCGGTGCTCGGGCAGGTGGAGACGGCCTGGGAGCACTTCGAGGACCTGGGCATCGCGAACGACATCGTCCCGGTGACGTACATGAACTCCTCCGCCGACATCAAGGGCTTCGTCGGCCGCAACAAGGGCGTGGTCTGCACCTCGTCGAACGCGAAGCGGGCCCTGACCTGGTCGTTCGAGCAGGGTTCGAAGGTGTTCTTCCTGCCCGACCAGCACCTGGGCCGCAACACCGCGGTGCTCGAGATGGGCTTCGAGCTGGACGACTGCGTGCTCTACGACCCGCACAAGCCGAACGGCGGGCTCACCGACGAGGAGCTGCGCAACGCCCGGATGATCCTGTGGCGCGGACACTGCTCGGTGCACGGCCGGTTCACCCTCGACAGCGTCCGTGAGGTCCGCGAGCGGGTGCCGGGCGTCAACGTCCTGGTGCACCCGGAGTGCCGGCACGACGTGGTCCGGGCCGCCGACTACGTCGGCTCCACCGAATACATCATCAAGGCCCTGGACGCCGCGCCGTCCGGTTCGGCCTGGGCGGTCGGGACAGAGCTCAATCTGGTACGCCGGCTCGCGCTCGCCCACCCCGACAAGCAGATCATGTTCCTCGACCGGACGGTCTGTTACTGCTCGACGATGAACCGGATCGACCTGCCCCACCTGGTCTGGGCGCTGGAGGAACTGGTCGCCGGCCGCGTGCCGAACGTCATCACCGTCGACGAGAAGACCGCGCACGAGGCCCGGGTCGCGCTCGACCAGATGCTCGCCCTGCCGTAA
- a CDS encoding glycerate kinase family protein — protein sequence MRVLICPDKFAGTLSAPAVAQAVADGWSVPDDVLVQRPLADGGPGFVEVLATALDGRRIPVATTDPLGRPAQGEILLAGGTAYVESAQACGLHLLTLQERNPETTSSYGLGLLVAAAVESGAGEIVVGLGGSAVNDAGAGMLAALGAGPVDAAGYALPYGGGALITATAMAGVPQLRQVRLVAATDVDNPLTGLHGASNVFGPQKGASREQVLRLDAALEHFAGVLEKAFGISDLASVPGGGAAGGIGAALIALGGRVTSGINLVTNLIGLDAELDTADLVITGEGSFDHQSLRGKVVAGIAAGARDRGLPCVVLAGRNETGYREAAAAGVTETHTLVEHFGSVEKALAEPARGLRELARGLAEQWSR from the coding sequence GTGCGCGTACTGATCTGTCCGGACAAGTTCGCCGGCACCCTCTCCGCCCCCGCTGTCGCCCAGGCTGTCGCCGACGGCTGGTCCGTCCCCGATGACGTGCTGGTCCAGCGCCCGCTCGCCGACGGTGGTCCCGGCTTCGTCGAGGTCCTGGCCACCGCGCTGGACGGCCGCCGGATCCCGGTGGCCACCACCGACCCGTTGGGCCGGCCCGCGCAGGGGGAGATCCTGCTGGCCGGCGGGACCGCCTACGTGGAGAGCGCCCAGGCCTGCGGCCTGCACCTGCTGACGCTCCAGGAGCGCAACCCGGAAACCACTTCTTCGTACGGCCTAGGCCTGCTTGTCGCCGCGGCGGTCGAATCGGGCGCGGGCGAGATCGTCGTCGGCCTCGGCGGTTCAGCGGTGAACGACGCCGGCGCCGGGATGCTCGCCGCCCTCGGCGCCGGCCCGGTCGACGCGGCCGGGTACGCGCTGCCGTACGGCGGAGGCGCCCTGATCACCGCGACCGCCATGGCCGGCGTGCCCCAGCTGCGGCAGGTCCGGCTGGTCGCGGCGACGGACGTGGACAATCCGCTGACCGGCCTGCACGGCGCCAGTAACGTCTTCGGCCCGCAGAAGGGCGCCTCGCGCGAGCAGGTTCTGCGGTTGGACGCCGCGCTGGAGCACTTCGCCGGCGTCCTGGAGAAGGCGTTCGGAATCAGCGACCTGGCCTCGGTGCCGGGTGGCGGCGCAGCCGGCGGGATCGGCGCCGCGCTGATCGCTCTCGGTGGCCGGGTGACCTCGGGTATCAACCTGGTCACGAATTTGATCGGGCTGGACGCCGAGCTGGACACAGCCGACCTGGTGATCACCGGCGAAGGGTCCTTCGACCACCAGTCGCTGCGCGGCAAGGTGGTGGCCGGGATCGCGGCCGGCGCCCGCGACCGTGGTCTGCCGTGCGTGGTGCTCGCCGGGCGCAACGAGACCGGCTACCGGGAGGCCGCGGCCGCCGGGGTGACCGAGACGCACACCCTCGTCGAACATTTCGGTTCGGTCGAGAAGGCGCTCGCCGAACCCGCTCGCGGCCTGCGGGAACTAGCCCGTGGACTGGCTGAGCAGTGGAGCAGGTGA
- the erpA gene encoding iron-sulfur cluster insertion protein ErpA, with the protein MTTEAHTESTEATAPTGVILTDVAAVKVKALIEQEGRDDLRLRIAVQPGGCSGLRYQLFFDERSLDGDVVSDFGGVEVVVDRMSAPYLAGATIDFADRIDAQGFTIDNPNAQNSCACGDSFH; encoded by the coding sequence GTGACCACTGAAGCGCACACCGAGTCGACCGAGGCGACCGCCCCGACCGGCGTCATCCTCACCGACGTCGCCGCGGTGAAGGTCAAGGCCCTGATCGAGCAGGAAGGGCGCGACGACCTGCGCCTGCGCATCGCCGTACAGCCCGGTGGCTGCTCCGGCCTGCGCTACCAGCTGTTCTTCGACGAGCGTTCGCTCGACGGCGACGTGGTGTCCGACTTCGGTGGTGTCGAGGTCGTGGTGGACCGGATGTCCGCGCCTTACCTCGCGGGTGCCACCATCGACTTCGCCGACCGGATCGACGCTCAGGGCTTCACCATCGACAACCCGAACGCGCAGAACTCCTGCGCGTGTGGTGACTCGTTCCACTGA
- a CDS encoding carbohydrate kinase family protein: protein MKIAVTGSIATDHLMHFPGKFAEQLIADQLHKVSLSFLVDDLVVRRGGVAPNIAFGMGKLGLRPILVGAVGADFADYRSWLERHGVDCDSVHISDVAHTARFVCTTDDDLNQIASFYAGAMAEARNIELAPVNERSGGLDLVLVGANDPAAMIRHSEECRTRGYAFAADPSQQLARMDGSDVLSLISGAEYLLTNEYERSLLETKAGLTSEQVLDQVKVRVTTLGKDGVEITGREIGRIHVPVIPGVIGEDPTGVGDGFRAGFFAGVSWGLSLERSAQVGSLVAALVLETVGTQEYDIRPADFTKRLATAYGDEAAAEIAPFLPA, encoded by the coding sequence ATGAAGATCGCCGTCACCGGCTCGATCGCCACCGACCACCTGATGCACTTCCCCGGCAAGTTCGCCGAGCAGCTCATCGCCGACCAGCTGCACAAGGTCTCGCTGTCGTTCCTCGTCGACGACCTGGTGGTCCGGCGCGGTGGCGTGGCTCCCAACATCGCCTTCGGGATGGGCAAGCTGGGTCTGCGGCCGATCCTGGTCGGCGCGGTCGGCGCCGACTTCGCCGACTACCGGTCCTGGCTCGAGCGGCACGGGGTGGACTGCGACTCGGTGCACATCAGCGACGTGGCGCACACCGCCCGGTTCGTCTGCACCACCGACGACGACCTGAATCAGATCGCCTCGTTCTACGCCGGCGCGATGGCCGAGGCCCGCAACATCGAGCTCGCCCCGGTCAACGAGCGCTCCGGCGGGCTGGACCTGGTGCTGGTCGGGGCCAACGACCCGGCCGCGATGATCCGGCACTCCGAGGAGTGCCGCACCCGGGGGTACGCGTTCGCCGCCGACCCCTCGCAGCAGCTCGCCCGGATGGACGGCTCCGACGTGCTGAGCCTGATCAGCGGCGCGGAGTACCTGCTCACCAACGAGTACGAGCGCTCCCTGCTGGAGACCAAGGCCGGCCTCACCTCGGAGCAGGTGCTGGACCAGGTGAAGGTCCGGGTCACCACGCTCGGCAAGGACGGCGTGGAGATCACCGGGCGGGAGATCGGGCGGATCCACGTGCCGGTCATCCCGGGCGTGATCGGTGAGGACCCGACCGGCGTCGGCGACGGCTTCCGGGCCGGTTTCTTCGCCGGTGTCTCCTGGGGCCTGAGCCTGGAGCGTTCCGCGCAGGTGGGTTCGCTGGTCGCCGCCCTGGTCCTGGAGACCGTCGGCACCCAGGAGTACGACATCCGGCCCGCCGACTTCACGAAGCGCCTCGCCACCGCGTACGGGGATGAGGCCGCTGCCGAGATCGCGCCGTTCCTCCCGGCCTGA
- a CDS encoding AAA family ATPase, translating to MVLAVFAGLPGVGKSTLAGQVAAELPAAVLAVDTVDFTMQRYGVHEPRPGYAAYGVVAALAEEQLRIGHHVIIDAVNPVRAARELWIDLAERMQVPLRVVEVICGDDAEHRRRVEARYASRDHEGIPDWVRVLERQAEYEPYLGPRLVVDTFLAKEPVPQVLSYLT from the coding sequence ATGGTTCTCGCGGTTTTCGCCGGCCTGCCCGGCGTCGGCAAGAGCACCCTCGCCGGCCAGGTCGCCGCTGAGCTGCCCGCGGCGGTCCTGGCCGTCGACACCGTCGACTTCACGATGCAGCGGTACGGGGTGCACGAGCCACGTCCCGGCTACGCCGCCTACGGGGTGGTCGCCGCGCTCGCCGAGGAGCAGCTGCGGATCGGCCATCACGTGATCATCGACGCGGTCAACCCGGTGCGGGCGGCCCGCGAGCTCTGGATCGACCTGGCCGAGCGGATGCAGGTGCCGCTGCGCGTGGTCGAGGTGATCTGTGGCGACGACGCCGAGCACCGCCGCCGCGTCGAGGCCCGGTACGCGTCCCGCGACCACGAGGGCATCCCGGACTGGGTGCGCGTCCTGGAACGCCAGGCCGAGTACGAGCCCTACCTAGGGCCGCGCCTGGTCGTCGACACGTTCCTGGCCAAGGAACCCGTCCCGCAGGTGCTCAGTTACCTCACGTGA
- a CDS encoding sulfurtransferase TusA family protein, with amino-acid sequence MITLDCLGQRCPLPVIKLAKAVPGVAVGEIVRVLADDPAAANDIPAWCRMKGQEFVAGHGHTFDVRRIT; translated from the coding sequence CTGATCACCCTGGACTGTCTCGGTCAGCGCTGCCCGCTGCCGGTGATCAAGCTGGCCAAGGCCGTCCCGGGGGTGGCGGTCGGCGAGATCGTCCGGGTGCTCGCGGACGACCCGGCCGCGGCCAACGACATTCCCGCCTGGTGCCGCATGAAGGGGCAGGAGTTCGTCGCCGGCCACGGCCACACGTTCGACGTCCGCAGGATCACGTGA
- a CDS encoding cysteine desulfurase family protein — MDYTGDPAGATVYLDAASAAPLHPVAREALLASLADGWADPARLYAAGRRAQQLHEAATAVVAEILGVRADELSFWPSGTAAAQAAVLGGLAGRKRAGRTLVHSAIEHSAVLHAARTAEATEVGVDQRGRLDLDGWAAAVAVPGVALASLISASHEAGTVQPVAAAAAHCAEAGVPLFVDAAQTVGRMPAPPGWSLLSASAHKWGGPPGVGVLVIRKSVRWISPYPQDDSYRPRPQGAPDLPAIVAAAASLRAVTAEAEAEAVRLSALVDRIRERVAATVPDVEIVGDPVDRLPHLVTFSCLYVDGEALLHALDRHGFAVSSGSSCTSSTLRPSHVLEAMGVLSHGNVRVSLHRGTTGAEVDRFLAVLPEVVAGIRKEAGF; from the coding sequence GTGGATTACACAGGCGATCCGGCCGGGGCGACGGTTTACCTGGACGCCGCGAGCGCGGCTCCACTGCATCCGGTGGCCCGGGAAGCCCTGCTCGCGTCCCTTGCGGACGGCTGGGCGGACCCGGCACGTCTCTACGCGGCCGGGCGGCGGGCCCAGCAGCTGCACGAGGCAGCCACCGCGGTGGTTGCGGAGATCCTGGGCGTACGCGCGGACGAGCTCAGTTTCTGGCCATCCGGTACGGCCGCCGCGCAGGCCGCCGTGCTGGGCGGCCTGGCCGGGCGCAAACGGGCCGGCCGCACCCTGGTCCACTCGGCGATCGAACACTCCGCCGTCCTGCACGCCGCCCGCACGGCTGAGGCCACTGAGGTCGGTGTGGACCAGCGGGGCCGGCTCGACCTGGACGGCTGGGCGGCAGCGGTCGCGGTGCCCGGGGTGGCCCTGGCCAGCCTGATCAGCGCCAGTCACGAGGCTGGAACGGTCCAACCGGTGGCCGCCGCTGCCGCGCACTGCGCGGAGGCGGGGGTGCCGCTCTTCGTGGACGCCGCGCAGACGGTGGGGCGGATGCCCGCACCCCCGGGTTGGTCTCTGCTGAGCGCCAGCGCGCACAAGTGGGGTGGCCCGCCGGGGGTCGGCGTGCTGGTGATCCGCAAAAGTGTGCGGTGGATCTCCCCGTACCCGCAGGATGATTCTTATCGCCCGCGCCCGCAGGGCGCGCCGGACCTGCCGGCGATCGTCGCCGCGGCGGCCTCGCTGCGTGCCGTCACGGCCGAGGCCGAGGCCGAGGCGGTCCGGCTGAGCGCGCTGGTCGACCGGATCCGCGAGCGGGTGGCGGCGACCGTGCCGGACGTCGAGATCGTCGGCGACCCGGTCGACCGGCTGCCGCACCTGGTCACGTTCAGCTGCCTGTACGTGGACGGCGAGGCGCTGCTGCACGCCCTGGACCGGCACGGGTTCGCGGTCTCGTCCGGATCCTCGTGCACCTCGTCCACGCTGCGCCCCAGCCACGTCCTGGAGGCGATGGGGGTGCTGAGCCACGGCAACGTCCGGGTCTCGCTGCACCGCGGCACCACCGGGGCGGAGGTGGACCGGTTCCTCGCGGTCCTGCCCGAGGTGGTCGCCGGGATCCGGAAGGAGGCCGGGTTCTGA